One segment of Panicum virgatum strain AP13 chromosome 3K, P.virgatum_v5, whole genome shotgun sequence DNA contains the following:
- the LOC120700963 gene encoding uncharacterized protein LOC120700963 has product MAEVFKGRVIVEGSWNEEGDANYMWKKMATCIRKVASEVFGMTRGGGCKTKDMWWWNEDVQRAIKENKECYKCLFLDRSADNIEKYKVAQKIAKRAMSEAKGRAYEDMYQRLNTKEGEKDIYRMARVHERKTRDFSQLDDSFDDTNRRFVRRILESEVKEALKRMKGGKATCPDGIPVEVWRCLGDIAIVWLTKLFNRIFRSNKMPEEWRRSILVPIYKNKGDIQSCTNYRGIKLMSHTMKLWERVIEHRLRGMTRVTMNQFGFMPGRSTIEAIFLIRHVMERYREQKKDLHMVFIDLEKTYDKIPRNVMWWALDRHKVPTKYVALIKDMYNNVIRCLKGLVFYISVSPLKVKPESN; this is encoded by the exons ATGGCCGAGGTATTCAAGGGAAGAGTTATTGTGGAGGGCTCTTGGAATGAAGAGGGCGACGCAAACTACATGTGGAAGAAGATGGCGACCTGCATTCGGAAGGTAGCTTCGGAAGTTTTTGGGATGACCAGAGGGGGTGGGTGCAAAACTAAAGACATGTGGTGGTGGAACGAGGACGTCCagagggctattaaggagaacaAAGAGTGTTATAAGTGTTTGTTTCTTGATAGGAGTGCAGATAATATAGAGAAGTACAAGGTGGCACAGAAGATCGCAAAGCGAGCTATGAGTGAGGCGAAGGGTCGGGCTTATGAGGATATGTACCAACGACTGAATAcaaaggaaggagagaaggaCATCTATAGGATGGCGAGGGTGCATGAGAGAAAGACAAGGGACTTCAGCCAG CTGGACGACTCTTTTGATGACACCAACAGGCGCTTTGTGAGGAGGATTCTAGAATCTGAGGTCAAAGAGGCGTTGAAAAGGATGAAAGGAGGTAAGGCGACATGCCCTGATGGTATTCCAGTCGAGGTGTGGAGGTGCCTAGGTGATATAGCTATAGTTTGGCTAACAAAACTTTTCAACCGTATTTTTCGGTCGAACAAGATGCCTGAAGAGTGGAGAAGGAGTATATTGGTGCCGATCTACAAGAACAAAGGGGATATTCAAAGCTGCACCAACTACCGGGGAATTAAGTTGATGAGCCATACTATGAAGCTATGGGAGAGAGTTATTGAGCATCGTTTGAGAGGGATGACGCGGGTCACTATGAACCAGTTTggtttcatgcctggaaggtcaaccatagaAGCAATTTTCCTAATAAGACATGTCATGGAGCGGTATagagagcagaagaaggacctacacatggttttcattgacTTGGAGAAGACTTATGACAAGATACCACGAAATgtgatgtggtgggctttggataGGCATAAAGTCCCAACAAAGTATGTGGCCCTCATTAAGGACATGTACAATAAT GTCATCAG ATGCCTCAAAGGTCTGGTGTTCTACATTTCAGTTAGTCCACTAAAGGTGAAACCAGAAAGCAATTGA